Sequence from the Periplaneta americana isolate PAMFEO1 chromosome 5, P.americana_PAMFEO1_priV1, whole genome shotgun sequence genome:
atataaaatagtaaTTCGTCCATTCCTTCATAAACCCATGGCTATTGTTTCAGATTGTCGTGGTATTAACGACGTGTTTGCTGGTCGGCGCCCAACATGTGCCTGAGCCTAACAGTCCACCGTCCCCGCCCCTGAAGCTGGACCCGATCCTACGGCGCGCTCTGCTAAGGGCGCTCACCCAGCTGGAGCTCGAGGCACAACGAAAAGCGGTAGGAGGCCCAGTAGGCTCTGGGGAGCACACGCCCCCGGACGACGGAGGCCCTGTGGACGAGGAACAGGAAGCCAACATAAAACGCGATCTGGAAGAGCTGCTGGGGAACTACGAGAACGCCTTCCAAAGTCCGGAAGACGACAACAACAAGCCTGAAGAAGAACTGACCCAGGAGCCGCAAGATAACGCGGTGTTCTTCCAAGACGAGCAAGCCACAGTTCCACCTGTGCCACAAGATGACATCCAGTCCAACGTGATCCCGTCGGAAACAGAAAAGACTGAGCAAGACTCGAATGCGGTGGCGACATCCACCGCGGATGAGAAGGCTGTTGTCAAGGGTAACGAAGTGGCGCCCTCCACACGAGATGATAAAGCGAACGCTGATGATCAGGAGGTGTCCATATTCCAGGCACCACTTGTTGCCGCCTTCACGCTGGAGCAAGATGAGAAGGGGAACCCCAAGAGCGTCGTTCCACTGCTGCGTCGCCCACTGCCAGCCCCGCAAAAAGCGCAACAGCAACAGAACACACAGCAGCGACCACTACAACAATTTCCACAGCAGAACACACAACAGTTGACACAGCGACCGCTACAACAGTTTCCACAGCAGCAACCACAACAATTTCCGCAGCAGCGACCACACCAGTTCCCTCAGCAACCACAACAATTCCCTCAACAACCACAGCAATTTCCACAGCAGCAGTTCTCACAGCAACCACCACAACAATTTCCTCAGCAACCACCACAACAGTTTCCACAGCAACCACCACAACAGTTTCCACAGCAACAACCACAACAATTTCCACAGCAACGACCCCAGCAATTTCAACAACAATCACAGCGATTCAcacagcaacaacaacagcatTTTACACAGCAACAAACTCAACATTTTCCACAGCAACAACCACAGCAATTTTCACAACATCGCTTCCAGATTCAGCCTCAACGCTTCCAGCCGGAACTGACGCGCGAAGAGGAGTTGGAGCGGAAGACTCGACTCTTAGAGCAGCAGTTGCTTCTTTtccagcagcagcaacagtttCAGCAACAGCAGAACTTGCTCAAGCAGCAAGAACAGCTTAGACAGCGGCAGCAACAGCTATTCCAGGAGGAGCAGCAGCGACTGCAGAGGCCTCAGAGACAGGAGACGGGGACTGGCATCGTGGACTTCCAGCAGAGCGTCGACATCCCAGTGCAGCAGCCCCAAGCAGTGCAGCAGCCCCAAGACTTCTTGTTCCGTAAAGCGAACAGCGCGAGGccgcagacgctaaataaccagctTCAGAACTTGCTATTCCAGTCGGGCGTCGCGGGTGACCTCCAGAGCAATGGTGGCACGCCTCAGGAAGATCTTAATATTGTGTCAAAAATATTGTCTCTCAATCACGAGGGCAGGGTGAGGCCAGGCAGAGAGACGGACGTAGTGCAACCGCCGTCGAGATTCATCACCCCACCCTTCCCCTGAGATAAATAGACGCGAGATTGGGGCAGGGAAATCGTAATTATTGTTACTGTATACTCAGACAGAAAACTCGGGCGTCATTAAGGTAAAACCTTTGGGATAGATCAGCCACATGCGTAGGCACAGTAACTGCTCAGAGCAATGTCATCTTGGAGAGCGCTCAGAATGAGATGTGCATTAAATGGTGGTGCACATTCATATTCAGACAGAAGACCGAGATATCACTTAATCAGTTCAGCTTGATATTTTGGAACAATAATTGATGCTATGCACTCATATGCACATATGACTGGAGCAGGTGAAACCGAAGTGTTATCACACTCATATTCGAACACTTAGATAGAGAGAATTTTAGAGAGTTCAGCTTGCTAGATTTACATAGTAACTTGTAGTGAACACTCATACCCAGAGAAGACTCGGGCTGTCACTTGGGTCAAACCGTACAGAAAggtcagtttgaaatattggtgGTATAGACTCACAGTTGGGTAGGAGTCTTGGGGtgtcacttaatttaaacttCATGAAAAATTCAGCACAGTTTAGTTGCACAGTAACTAGTGTTGTACACTCACAACCAGACAGGAGACCGGGTTGTTACTTAGGAAAAATTCAGTTTGACATATTTACTGAGTAGCTTGCATTAAACACTGACAGACAGAAATCCGGGTTGTCACTAAAGTAAAACCTCGGAGAAATTTCAAAATGATACATTAGCCCAAAAACTGGTAGTAAACGTATAAACTCTGTCAAAGAGAAGACTCGGGATATTACTTAGGTAAAATCTTTGGACAAATTCAAGTTAATATTCTAGCACAGTAAATGCTGAAACAACCCATAATCAGATATAAAACTCGGTAAAATTTTAGAGTTAATTTTGATATACTGACTCAGTAGTTGGTTGTAGATACTCATGCTAAGACAGACGATTTAGGTTATCACATAGGAGAAACTATGGATATAGTTCAGTTTATTTATTGGGAAACTAATTCGTGGTACGCTGTTATACTAGAAGATTTGGGCTTTAACTCAGATAATAATTTTGGGACAATTCAACCTGGCTGACTTTACCAGGGACGGATCAGTACGTTTTGGCCCATTGCTCGCTCTATGTATGCGACAGGCGGCGtgggtggcatttgtgaatccaaTGCTGACAGCTGGGCCGTCCTGTCTCATCCCCTGATACAGCCTAGTCTCGTCCACATACGAGTAGCCTGAGGATAATCCCGAGGGGCCTGGAGCTCCAAGTCCTTCGTATGTCAGCATCGGAAGCCAGTAATATCCCCATTTTTAtcttgcagatgatagatgaaatgaagcgAAATGtgaagtgttggtggaatgatagggggaaacgggagtaccccgagaaaacccctctgctacgtctgctttgtccatcacgaCTTGGCAGGAGATCGACACCCCGGAccgtctggatggaagaccagcgctatgCACTTGAGGCACATATGTGGCAACACTCAGACATGTCTCGAGCAGTTACTTGAGTAAAATTTAGTGAGAGATTAGTTCGATTTGTTGGTGCTATGCGTTTATAGTCAGAGAGAAAAGTGGCGCTGTTATTAAGGTAAGACCTTAGAGAGATTTcagctgtaattttttttttatagtagcTACTGGTGTTCGCTCAAAAGATGTGGACTGTCACTAACGTAAAACCATAGGAATTCAGTTTTACAGCTTACTGAAACAGTATACACTCACAATCAGACATGACTCCAAGAATCAC
This genomic interval carries:
- the LOC138699573 gene encoding uncharacterized protein; translated protein: MKQIVVVLTTCLLVGAQHVPEPNSPPSPPLKLDPILRRALLRALTQLELEAQRKAVGGPVGSGEHTPPDDGGPVDEEQEANIKRDLEELLGNYENAFQSPEDDNNKPEEELTQEPQDNAVFFQDEQATVPPVPQDDIQSNVIPSETEKTEQDSNAVATSTADEKAVVKGNEVAPSTRDDKANADDQEVSIFQAPLVAAFTLEQDEKGNPKSVVPLLRRPLPAPQKAQQQQNTQQRPLQQFPQQNTQQLTQRPLQQFPQQQPQQFPQQRPHQFPQQPQQFPQQPQQFPQQQFSQQPPQQFPQQPPQQFPQQPPQQFPQQQPQQFPQQRPQQFQQQSQRFTQQQQQHFTQQQTQHFPQQQPQQFSQHRFQIQPQRFQPELTREEELERKTRLLEQQLLLFQQQQQFQQQQNLLKQQEQLRQRQQQLFQEEQQRLQRPQRQETGTGIVDFQQSVDIPVQQPQAVQQPQDFLFRKANSARPQTLNNQLQNLLFQSGVAGDLQSNGGTPQEDLNIVSKILSLNHEGRVRPGRETDVVQPPSRFITPPFP